A portion of the Luteolibacter yonseiensis genome contains these proteins:
- a CDS encoding thioredoxin family protein, with protein sequence MKIPAILFLAAAPLIFPASLQAKTWKEAGSERSLEGEYSKTEGDQVVILRPNGTTVKIPLAKLTPEDRKFVAEASAAKPAAPEAAAAADTDVFKWETDYEVAKKRAKDEKKDILVDFTGSDWCGWCIKLKKEVFDKPEFQEYAKKHLVMLELDFPRKKQLPAKEKEQNEKLSQEFQIEGFPTILLLKASGREIARTGYQEGGPEKYIEHLKGLK encoded by the coding sequence ATGAAAATCCCCGCCATCCTTTTCCTCGCGGCAGCCCCGTTGATCTTTCCCGCCTCGCTCCAGGCGAAAACATGGAAGGAAGCCGGTTCGGAGCGATCGCTGGAAGGCGAGTATTCCAAGACCGAGGGCGACCAGGTCGTCATCCTCCGTCCGAACGGGACCACGGTGAAGATCCCGTTGGCGAAGCTCACACCCGAAGACCGGAAATTCGTCGCCGAAGCCTCGGCCGCCAAGCCCGCTGCACCGGAAGCCGCAGCGGCCGCCGACACCGATGTCTTCAAATGGGAGACGGATTACGAGGTCGCCAAGAAGCGGGCCAAGGATGAGAAAAAGGACATCCTCGTGGACTTCACCGGTTCCGACTGGTGCGGCTGGTGCATCAAGCTGAAGAAGGAAGTCTTCGATAAACCGGAGTTCCAGGAATACGCGAAGAAGCACCTCGTCATGCTCGAACTCGACTTCCCGCGTAAGAAGCAACTGCCGGCGAAGGAAAAGGAACAGAACGAAAAACTCTCCCAGGAATTCCAGATCGAAGGCTTCCCGACCATCCTCCTCCTGAAGGCCAGCGGCCGGGAAATCGCCCGCACCGGTTATCAGGAAGGCGGCCCGGAGAAATACATCGAGCACCTGAAGGGGCTGAAGTAG
- a CDS encoding type II toxin-antitoxin system VapC family toxin, which produces MLKSSSRHWKPHAGSKPVADRTSGILLDSSVIIAHFRGKLDLFQLIGPGEPLFMPLVALGELLKGALKSANPPKHQAKIQSLLKVVAVLNPDSATAEHYAQASVALEAKGQPIPENDLWIAAVALELDMPLATRDAHFDRIDGLKVIKW; this is translated from the coding sequence ATGCTGAAATCTTCGAGCAGGCATTGGAAACCTCACGCCGGATCGAAACCTGTGGCTGATCGGACTTCCGGAATTCTGCTGGATTCCAGCGTGATCATCGCTCATTTCCGGGGCAAACTGGACTTGTTCCAACTCATCGGCCCGGGTGAACCGCTTTTCATGCCGTTGGTGGCTTTGGGGGAACTCTTGAAAGGTGCGCTGAAATCAGCAAACCCTCCGAAACATCAGGCAAAAATCCAATCACTCTTGAAGGTGGTCGCAGTCCTCAACCCCGACAGCGCTACCGCCGAACATTACGCTCAGGCATCCGTCGCGCTGGAAGCAAAAGGACAACCGATTCCTGAAAATGATCTATGGATCGCCGCCGTAGCTCTGGAGCTGGATATGCCGCTCGCGACGCGGGATGCCCATTTCGACAGGATCGATGGATTGAAAGTGATCAAGTGGTGA